A region from the uncultured Holophaga sp. genome encodes:
- a CDS encoding TM1266 family iron-only hydrogenase system putative regulator: MSKRLGVVGIVVEDLASAPEVNAVLHDFADLIVGRMGIPHKDRHVSVISLIVDGENDAISAMTGRLGRVRNISVKTALTKEA; this comes from the coding sequence ATGAGCAAGCGCCTTGGCGTCGTGGGCATCGTGGTGGAGGATCTTGCCTCCGCGCCGGAGGTGAACGCCGTCCTCCACGACTTTGCGGACCTCATCGTCGGCCGCATGGGCATCCCCCACAAGGATCGCCATGTCTCGGTCATCTCCCTGATCGTGGACGGGGAGAACGACGCCATCAGCGCCATGACCGGGCGCCTGGGGCGAGTCCGCAACATCTCGGTCAAGACCGCGCTCACCAAGGAGGCATGA
- a CDS encoding undecaprenyl-diphosphate phosphatase → MPLFKILILAIVQGLAELLPVSSSAHVIVAEKLLGLDPTSPQATLLLVTLHSGTMLAVMVYFRAAWSRTFMAQGTQGRRFVRHLVLATLLTACVGLGLKTVIERVVLHRIPGAEIEMIFGNLVLIAAALAAVGGLILLAGRSPAAVGGGTGLSDGDAGWIGLVQGLCLPFRGFSRSGATISTGLLRGVSRARAEEFSFALAVILTPPVLYRECHRLARSSGHLSGMALPCLFGLACSFAAGLIALRWLSSWLETGKWSRFGIYCLMASVVVLTLHLRGY, encoded by the coding sequence ATGCCGCTGTTCAAGATCCTGATTCTGGCCATCGTCCAGGGCCTAGCGGAGCTGCTGCCGGTCAGCAGTTCCGCCCACGTCATTGTGGCCGAAAAGCTCCTGGGCCTGGACCCCACGAGTCCGCAGGCGACTCTGCTCCTGGTCACCCTTCACAGCGGCACCATGCTGGCGGTCATGGTGTACTTCCGTGCCGCCTGGAGCCGGACTTTCATGGCCCAGGGGACCCAGGGCAGGCGCTTCGTGAGGCATCTGGTCTTGGCGACCCTGCTCACGGCGTGCGTGGGCTTGGGGTTGAAGACGGTGATCGAGCGGGTGGTGCTGCACCGGATTCCGGGTGCGGAGATCGAGATGATCTTCGGCAACCTGGTGCTCATCGCCGCTGCCCTGGCCGCGGTGGGGGGGCTCATCCTCCTGGCGGGCCGCAGCCCGGCCGCCGTGGGGGGCGGGACAGGGCTGTCAGATGGGGATGCCGGCTGGATCGGCCTCGTCCAGGGCCTGTGTCTGCCCTTCCGGGGCTTCTCCCGCTCAGGGGCCACTATCTCCACGGGACTCCTGAGGGGCGTCTCCCGCGCCCGGGCGGAGGAGTTCAGCTTCGCCCTGGCTGTGATCCTCACCCCACCGGTGCTCTACCGGGAGTGCCACCGTCTGGCTAGGTCCTCCGGACACCTGTCGGGCATGGCGCTTCCCTGTCTCTTCGGCCTGGCCTGCAGCTTCGCTGCGGGCCTGATCGCCCTGAGGTGGCTCTCGAGCTGGCTGGAGACCGGGAAGTGGTCCCGCTTCGGGATCTACTGTCTGATGGCCTCTGTGGTAGTCCTGACCCTGCACCTCCGCGGGTACTAA
- a CDS encoding MgtC/SapB family protein, which produces MIQRLLALMPPEVSQLALVLFLSFLIGLEREELRHSGRRTFGGVRTFPLVGLMAYTLAYMFKGSMAAVLLGLCVIGAFMVVSYWYKQSDSRGAGITTELSGLVVYLMGALVYFNHIWFACTLVVANLLLLELKDVLERMAERINGEEIITLAKFLILTAVVLPLVPNREYGPFALNPYKTWLVVVAVSAVSYGSYLFQKLARGRGGVYLSGVLGGAYSSTVTTVVLSKRAKEADQSHTYSGAILAATGLMYVRVVILVGFFNLALARALAPVFLFLALLAILGGWLWSRRQDPSDGVMKVEPAARNPLQLTSAFGFAVLFMVMLIATRLAVTRIGHGGVYGLAAVMGLADVDPFIMGLTSGAGGSTPMLVAILGITIATSCNNLAKAAYAYAFADRRTGLTAAGMLAGLAVLGIGLVLLLQSVLA; this is translated from the coding sequence ATGATCCAACGACTCCTCGCCCTCATGCCCCCCGAAGTGAGCCAGCTGGCGCTGGTGCTCTTCCTCTCCTTCCTGATCGGGCTGGAGCGGGAGGAACTCCGCCACAGTGGCCGCAGGACCTTCGGGGGGGTCAGGACCTTCCCCCTCGTGGGGCTCATGGCCTACACCCTCGCCTACATGTTCAAGGGCTCCATGGCCGCGGTGCTCCTCGGGCTCTGCGTCATCGGGGCCTTCATGGTGGTGTCCTACTGGTACAAGCAGTCCGACAGCCGCGGTGCCGGGATCACGACGGAACTCTCGGGCCTGGTGGTCTACCTCATGGGGGCTCTGGTCTACTTCAATCACATCTGGTTCGCCTGCACCCTGGTGGTGGCGAACCTCCTCCTGCTTGAACTCAAGGATGTCCTGGAGCGCATGGCGGAGCGGATCAACGGCGAGGAGATCATCACCCTGGCCAAGTTCCTGATCCTCACGGCCGTGGTCCTGCCCCTGGTGCCCAACCGGGAGTACGGTCCCTTTGCGCTGAACCCCTACAAGACCTGGCTGGTGGTGGTGGCCGTGAGTGCCGTCTCCTATGGGAGCTACCTCTTCCAGAAGCTGGCTCGGGGTAGGGGGGGGGTCTACCTCTCGGGTGTCCTGGGGGGTGCCTACAGCTCCACCGTCACGACGGTTGTGCTCTCCAAGCGGGCCAAGGAGGCGGACCAGTCCCACACCTACAGCGGGGCCATCCTGGCGGCCACCGGGCTGATGTACGTGAGGGTCGTGATCCTGGTGGGCTTCTTCAACCTGGCCCTGGCCCGGGCTCTGGCGCCGGTCTTCCTCTTCCTGGCCCTCCTCGCCATCCTGGGGGGCTGGCTCTGGTCCCGGCGCCAGGACCCCTCGGACGGGGTGATGAAGGTGGAGCCCGCCGCCCGGAATCCCCTCCAGCTCACCTCCGCCTTCGGCTTCGCAGTGCTCTTCATGGTCATGCTCATCGCCACCCGTCTGGCGGTCACCCGCATCGGGCATGGTGGGGTCTATGGCTTGGCAGCGGTCATGGGGTTGGCGGATGTGGACCCTTTCATCATGGGGCTCACCAGCGGCGCCGGGGGCAGCACGCCCATGCTGGTGGCCATCCTGGGCATCACCATCGCGACCTCCTGCAACAACCTGGCGAAGGCCGCTTACGCCTATGCCTTCGCAGATCGCCGGACGGGGCTCACTGCGGCGGGAATGCTGGCGGGGCTGGCCGTTCTGGGGATCGGCCTGGTCCTTCTGCTGCAGAGCGTGCTGGCTTGA
- a CDS encoding cache domain-containing protein, which yields MIVRRVPVLIAAAILCSALPAQGPADAEALVKEAAAFAKANGSYKLIQEVNKPNGSFQRGELYIWIVDTEGVMLANAANPAMVGKDASEKADQDAVRYAEEAVKIALGPGSGWFDYKFKNPVTLQVQEKRCYVELHGMIIIACGAYLK from the coding sequence ATGATCGTCCGCCGTGTCCCCGTCCTCATCGCCGCCGCCATCCTCTGCTCCGCCCTCCCCGCTCAGGGTCCGGCGGACGCAGAGGCCCTGGTCAAGGAGGCGGCGGCCTTCGCCAAGGCGAATGGCAGCTACAAGCTCATCCAGGAGGTCAACAAGCCCAATGGCAGCTTCCAGCGCGGCGAACTCTACATCTGGATCGTCGATACGGAGGGGGTCATGTTGGCCAATGCCGCCAACCCCGCCATGGTGGGCAAAGATGCTTCGGAGAAGGCCGACCAGGATGCTGTCCGCTATGCAGAAGAGGCCGTGAAGATCGCCCTGGGCCCCGGCTCAGGTTGGTTCGACTACAAGTTCAAGAACCCCGTGACCCTGCAGGTCCAGGAGAAGCGCTGCTACGTGGAGCTCCACGGGATGATCATCATCGCCTGCGGGGCCTACCTGAAGTAG
- the hydG gene encoding [FeFe] hydrogenase H-cluster radical SAM maturase HydG has protein sequence MASYDPKSMKAEDFVHDGEVLASLEAARTSAGDAAAVRTLLEKAATYKGLSHREAALLLEVEDPAILQEIFALARRIKEHIYGRRIVMFAPLYLSDYCVNRCTYCGYNHDNCTTRRQLTQEELIEEVKVLESMGHKRLALEAGEDPKNCPLDYILECVRTIYAQKLDNGAIRRVNINIAATTVEDYRRLKEAEVGTYILFQETYHKPTYEKVHPGGPKRDYAWHTEAHDRAMQGGLDDVGFGVLFGLYDWKYDAVAMLMHAEHMEAVFGVGPHTISVPRIRRAEGVHSSDYPHRIGDDDFKKLVAVLRLAVPYTGMILSTREPEGYRDEVIALGISQVSAGSACGVGGYAHQDKLGFEDVKPQFEPEDRRSPREMLRDLLKDGYVPSYCTACYREGRTGDRFMALAKAGQIANVCQPNALLTLQEYLQDYGNEELRTLGEAVITRELDTITNPKAREVTAAYLQRIKAGERDLRF, from the coding sequence ATGGCCAGCTATGATCCCAAGTCCATGAAGGCCGAGGACTTCGTCCATGACGGCGAAGTCCTCGCGTCCCTGGAGGCCGCACGGACCTCCGCCGGGGACGCCGCCGCCGTGAGGACCCTCCTGGAGAAGGCCGCCACCTACAAGGGGCTCAGCCACCGCGAGGCCGCCCTCCTCCTTGAGGTGGAGGATCCCGCCATCCTCCAGGAGATCTTCGCCCTGGCCCGCCGCATCAAGGAGCACATCTACGGGCGGCGCATCGTCATGTTCGCCCCCCTCTACCTCTCGGACTACTGTGTCAACCGGTGCACCTATTGCGGTTATAACCACGACAACTGTACAACCCGCCGCCAGCTCACCCAGGAGGAGCTGATCGAGGAGGTCAAGGTCCTGGAGAGCATGGGCCACAAGCGCCTGGCCCTGGAGGCTGGGGAGGACCCGAAGAACTGCCCCCTGGACTACATCCTGGAGTGCGTCCGCACCATCTACGCCCAGAAGCTGGACAACGGCGCCATCCGACGGGTGAACATCAACATTGCCGCCACCACGGTGGAGGACTACCGCCGCCTCAAGGAGGCGGAGGTGGGCACCTACATCCTCTTCCAGGAGACCTACCACAAGCCCACCTACGAGAAGGTCCACCCGGGCGGACCCAAGCGGGATTATGCCTGGCACACCGAGGCCCATGACCGGGCCATGCAGGGCGGGCTGGACGATGTGGGCTTCGGGGTCCTCTTCGGCCTCTATGACTGGAAATACGACGCCGTGGCCATGCTCATGCATGCCGAGCATATGGAGGCGGTCTTCGGGGTGGGGCCCCATACGATCTCGGTCCCCCGCATCCGCCGGGCCGAGGGGGTCCACTCCTCCGACTACCCCCATCGCATCGGGGATGACGACTTCAAGAAGCTGGTGGCCGTCCTCCGGCTCGCCGTCCCCTACACCGGCATGATCCTCTCCACCCGGGAGCCTGAAGGCTACCGCGACGAGGTCATCGCCCTGGGCATCTCCCAGGTGAGCGCCGGCTCCGCCTGCGGCGTGGGTGGCTACGCCCACCAGGACAAGCTGGGCTTCGAGGACGTCAAACCCCAGTTCGAGCCCGAGGACCGCCGCAGTCCCCGGGAGATGCTCCGGGATCTCCTCAAGGACGGCTACGTTCCCAGCTACTGCACCGCCTGCTACCGGGAGGGGCGCACCGGGGACCGCTTCATGGCTCTCGCCAAGGCGGGTCAGATCGCCAACGTCTGCCAGCCCAACGCCCTGCTGACCCTGCAGGAGTACCTCCAGGACTATGGCAACGAAGAGCTCCGCACCCTGGGCGAGGCCGTCATCACCCGCGAGCTGGACACCATCACCAACCCCAAGGCCCGCGAGGTCACCGCCGCCTACCTCCAGCGGATCAAGGCCGGGGAGCGGGACCTCCGCTTCTAA
- a CDS encoding DUF4388 domain-containing protein, with translation MPVILIGPLAPDSRSQVLLALDGMGADHEPRMLVGASDLQACLDKNRGDVLLLDMDLLVSEGFLACLARNQAAIPVVGMGKGASPDVTGFESRFPRCYFPLMTFLAKPVDVTALAQAVSAELQHLASGVIEGLSLPSLLQMLNVERKTCTLRVHSGRRVGYLFMQGGTLINARFRQMEGMDAAIRLLASGTGRAEILSQLHDSARHIEACLEEVLMQAMCFKDEETDPRGGAEPPSEDLLPEQPAPFLEAESTRGHRGLLWSGLAAACILAVAALGLLHWRPVVLPVASDPPGALLSLDGRLLGKAPLVIKTRRPLKGMLRAELPGYRPLERSLESAVEGKPLHLEALPAPHPPSEPTPAPVPREAPPTGTVELRPAAPRLHASRRPRRQPPPPKAPPASRRKQGDVFDQVR, from the coding sequence ATGCCCGTCATCCTCATCGGTCCGCTTGCTCCGGATTCGCGTTCCCAAGTGCTCCTTGCCTTGGACGGCATGGGAGCGGACCATGAGCCGCGGATGCTGGTGGGGGCCTCTGATCTCCAGGCTTGCCTGGACAAGAACCGGGGAGATGTCCTCTTGCTGGACATGGACCTGCTCGTCTCCGAGGGGTTCCTGGCCTGCCTGGCCCGGAACCAGGCTGCGATCCCCGTGGTGGGGATGGGGAAGGGGGCCTCTCCGGATGTGACCGGCTTCGAGTCCCGTTTTCCCCGCTGCTACTTCCCCCTGATGACCTTTCTTGCCAAGCCGGTGGATGTGACGGCGTTGGCCCAGGCGGTCTCAGCCGAGCTGCAGCACCTCGCCAGCGGGGTGATCGAGGGTCTCAGCCTGCCCAGCCTCCTCCAGATGCTCAATGTGGAGCGGAAGACCTGCACCCTGCGTGTCCATTCCGGGCGCAGGGTGGGCTACCTCTTCATGCAGGGGGGGACGCTCATCAACGCCCGCTTCCGTCAGATGGAGGGCATGGATGCGGCCATCCGGCTCCTGGCCTCGGGAACTGGACGGGCCGAGATCCTGAGCCAGCTTCACGACTCCGCCCGGCACATCGAGGCCTGTCTGGAAGAGGTCCTGATGCAGGCCATGTGCTTCAAGGACGAGGAGACCGACCCCCGGGGGGGGGCGGAGCCTCCTTCGGAGGATCTGCTCCCAGAGCAGCCCGCCCCCTTTCTTGAGGCCGAGTCCACCCGGGGACACCGGGGTCTCCTGTGGAGTGGGCTCGCCGCCGCCTGCATCCTGGCGGTGGCTGCCCTGGGCCTCCTGCACTGGCGGCCAGTCGTGCTGCCGGTGGCTTCGGATCCCCCCGGGGCCCTGCTGAGTCTGGATGGTCGCCTCCTGGGGAAGGCTCCCCTGGTGATCAAGACCCGACGGCCCCTGAAGGGGATGCTTCGGGCCGAGCTGCCGGGCTACCGTCCGCTGGAGCGCTCTCTGGAGAGTGCAGTGGAGGGCAAACCCCTCCACTTGGAGGCCCTGCCTGCGCCGCACCCTCCCTCCGAGCCCACCCCTGCACCGGTGCCCAGGGAAGCGCCCCCAACCGGGACCGTGGAGCTGCGTCCCGCGGCTCCCCGACTCCATGCCTCACGGAGGCCCCGGCGCCAGCCCCCGCCCCCGAAGGCTCCCCCAGCGTCCCGCCGCAAGCAGGGGGATGTCTTCGACCAGGTCCGTTGA
- a CDS encoding substrate-binding domain-containing protein: MRLRVPLILSLVFATAAVWAQAVRVDPNLASYKPASNLSGLVNIVSSDNLESVIHQWYGQFRKYHPEVDLKLSSEGSTAGVLALLEGDSLVAGLSRDMTKPEIMAFQSKFGYAPTRLVVGLDALGVFVHPSNPIQSFTLEQLDAMFSTTRKQGARDSITSWGGLGIGGELAGRRIMLYGRDEYAGSRVLFREKVMLKGDFRPGILALDDSAAVVEAVSLAPAGVGYAPLSEITSFVKLVPLQVGSTRVTPSLDTIMKSEYPLTHFLYLYVNKAPGKPLPPTLHGFLAFALSKEGQSCVAMSSLPVPADVARKMLNLIQ; this comes from the coding sequence ATGCGTCTTCGCGTCCCGCTGATCCTGTCCCTGGTCTTCGCCACGGCCGCCGTCTGGGCCCAGGCGGTCCGGGTGGATCCCAACCTCGCGTCCTACAAACCGGCTAGCAACCTGAGTGGCCTGGTGAACATCGTGAGCTCGGACAATCTCGAGTCCGTCATCCATCAGTGGTACGGGCAGTTCCGGAAATACCACCCCGAGGTGGATCTCAAGCTCTCCTCCGAAGGGTCCACGGCGGGGGTGCTGGCCCTGCTGGAGGGCGACAGCCTGGTGGCCGGCCTGAGTCGGGACATGACCAAGCCCGAGATCATGGCCTTCCAGTCCAAGTTCGGCTACGCGCCGACCCGGCTGGTGGTGGGGCTGGATGCCCTGGGTGTCTTCGTCCACCCCTCGAATCCCATCCAAAGCTTCACCCTGGAGCAGCTGGATGCCATGTTCTCCACCACGCGCAAGCAAGGGGCCCGGGATTCCATCACCAGCTGGGGCGGACTGGGGATTGGCGGGGAACTGGCTGGGCGCCGGATCATGCTCTATGGGCGGGACGAGTATGCCGGTTCCAGGGTCCTCTTCAGGGAGAAGGTCATGCTGAAGGGCGACTTCCGCCCGGGGATCCTGGCCCTTGACGACTCGGCCGCCGTGGTCGAGGCCGTTTCCCTCGCGCCAGCGGGTGTCGGCTACGCACCCCTGTCCGAGATCACCTCCTTCGTGAAGCTGGTGCCCCTCCAGGTCGGGAGCACCAGGGTCACCCCCTCTCTCGACACCATCATGAAGAGTGAGTATCCCCTGACCCACTTCCTCTACCTCTACGTCAACAAGGCCCCCGGCAAGCCCCTGCCGCCCACCCTCCACGGGTTCCTGGCCTTTGCGCTGTCCAAGGAGGGGCAGTCCTGTGTCGCCATGAGCAGCCTCCCCGTGCCCGCTGATGTCGCCCGGAAGATGCTGAACCTGATCCAATAG
- a CDS encoding phosphatidylglycerophosphatase A, with translation MSHEAKAPRWAWWVATGFGSGCLKPAPGTWGSLAALVAWALIAAGLSRLSCRWAVELVLLLLPILLTWISVKASDLVVRETGLKDPGFIVADEWAGMWIALWGLRWEVLRGFRHPDWHLCLALLLPFVLFRVFDIWKPWPAYQVQILPEGQGIMADDVVAGFYALVLGQLLLGVGSLLV, from the coding sequence ATGTCTCATGAAGCCAAAGCCCCCCGCTGGGCCTGGTGGGTTGCCACCGGGTTCGGCAGCGGCTGCCTGAAGCCGGCCCCAGGCACCTGGGGGAGCCTGGCGGCCCTGGTGGCCTGGGCCCTGATCGCGGCAGGACTCTCACGCCTCTCGTGTCGCTGGGCTGTCGAACTCGTCCTGCTCCTTCTCCCGATCCTCCTGACCTGGATCTCGGTGAAGGCCTCGGATCTCGTGGTCCGGGAGACGGGTCTCAAGGATCCCGGCTTCATCGTGGCCGACGAGTGGGCAGGCATGTGGATCGCCCTCTGGGGCCTGCGCTGGGAGGTCCTCAGGGGCTTCCGGCATCCGGACTGGCATCTCTGCCTGGCCCTCCTCCTGCCTTTTGTGCTCTTCCGGGTCTTCGACATCTGGAAACCCTGGCCCGCATACCAGGTGCAGATCCTGCCCGAAGGCCAGGGCATCATGGCGGATGATGTGGTGGCGGGCTTCTATGCCCTGGTGCTCGGGCAGTTGCTGCTGGGGGTGGGCTCGCTCCTGGTCTGA
- a CDS encoding DNA repair helicase XPB: protein MIALRPDNPLIVQSDRTLLLEVAHPSFEQVRDELAAFAELVKSPEHIHTYRVTPLSLWNASASGVSCEEILSTLNRWSKYPVPQNLIQEVQDHATRYGKLRLVRKGDRLALEMDDRGLYWELENQRSLQGLLAESYPDQRGIYLQEGMRGEAKLQLIRLGHPVQDTAGYKDGDALPFGLRSSLAGSGRPFGLRHYQQSAVDVFHAGGGPEGGAGVLVLPCGAGKTVIGIGCMAKLQTHTLVLTTNVTAVKQWKQELLDKTTLTEDQIGLYTGDTKEIRPVTIATYQILTYRRTKGGPFEHFKLFEAANWGLVIHDEVHMLPAPIFRAVAELQAKRRLGLTATLVREDGKEEDVFSLIGPKRVDVPWKVLEKEGFIATAHCLEIRVPLPTDERMEYAVSDQRARFRIASENSLKLTVVDELLAGHPEDSILIIGQYLEQLRILGKRLKVPVLTGQTPEREREELFRQFREGGLRILIVSKVANFAIDLPDASVAIQVSGTFGSRQEEAQRLGRVLRPKGERNVSYFYSLISRDTSEQEFARNRQLFLTEQGYRYLIESRHFEESGHLSEPLVWRQLLEETGGCTP, encoded by the coding sequence GTGATCGCCTTGAGACCCGACAATCCCCTCATCGTCCAGAGCGACCGGACCCTCCTCCTGGAGGTCGCCCACCCGTCCTTCGAGCAGGTGCGGGACGAGCTCGCCGCCTTCGCCGAGCTGGTCAAGAGCCCGGAGCACATCCACACCTACCGCGTGACACCGCTCTCCCTCTGGAATGCCTCGGCCTCGGGGGTCTCCTGCGAGGAGATTCTCTCGACCCTCAACCGCTGGTCCAAGTACCCCGTGCCCCAGAACCTGATCCAGGAGGTGCAGGACCACGCCACCCGCTATGGCAAGCTCCGCCTGGTGCGCAAGGGCGATCGCCTCGCCCTGGAGATGGACGACCGCGGCCTCTACTGGGAGCTGGAGAATCAGCGCAGCCTCCAGGGGCTCCTCGCCGAGTCCTACCCGGACCAGAGGGGCATCTACCTCCAGGAGGGGATGCGGGGCGAAGCCAAGCTCCAGCTCATCCGCCTCGGCCACCCCGTTCAGGACACAGCGGGCTACAAAGATGGCGACGCCTTGCCCTTCGGGCTCAGGAGCAGCCTGGCAGGAAGTGGCCGTCCCTTCGGGCTCCGGCACTACCAGCAATCCGCGGTGGATGTCTTCCACGCAGGGGGGGGACCCGAGGGCGGTGCCGGGGTCCTGGTCCTCCCCTGCGGCGCCGGGAAGACCGTCATCGGCATCGGCTGCATGGCCAAGCTCCAGACCCACACCCTGGTGCTCACCACCAACGTCACCGCCGTCAAGCAGTGGAAGCAGGAACTCCTGGACAAGACCACCCTCACCGAGGACCAGATCGGTCTCTACACCGGGGACACCAAGGAGATCCGCCCTGTCACCATCGCCACCTACCAGATCCTCACCTACCGGCGGACCAAGGGCGGCCCCTTCGAACACTTCAAGCTCTTCGAAGCGGCCAACTGGGGTCTGGTGATCCACGACGAAGTCCACATGCTCCCCGCCCCCATCTTCCGGGCCGTCGCCGAGCTCCAGGCCAAGCGCCGCCTGGGCCTCACCGCCACCCTGGTCCGGGAGGATGGCAAGGAGGAGGATGTCTTCAGCCTCATTGGGCCCAAGCGGGTGGATGTGCCCTGGAAGGTCCTGGAGAAGGAGGGCTTCATCGCCACGGCCCACTGCCTGGAGATCCGGGTCCCCCTGCCCACGGACGAGCGGATGGAGTACGCCGTCTCGGATCAGCGGGCCCGCTTCCGCATCGCCTCGGAGAACAGCCTCAAGCTCACCGTAGTGGACGAACTCCTCGCCGGACACCCCGAAGACAGCATCCTCATCATCGGGCAGTACCTCGAGCAGCTCCGCATCCTGGGCAAGCGGCTCAAGGTGCCGGTCCTCACGGGGCAGACCCCGGAGCGGGAGCGGGAGGAACTCTTCCGCCAGTTCCGGGAGGGCGGGCTCCGCATCCTCATCGTGAGCAAGGTCGCCAACTTCGCCATCGATCTGCCCGACGCCAGCGTGGCCATCCAGGTGAGCGGCACCTTCGGTTCCCGCCAGGAGGAAGCCCAGCGCCTCGGCCGGGTCCTGCGCCCCAAGGGAGAGCGCAACGTCAGCTACTTCTACAGCCTCATCAGCCGGGACACCTCTGAGCAGGAGTTCGCCCGCAACCGCCAGCTCTTCCTCACGGAGCAGGGCTACCGCTACCTCATCGAGAGCCGCCACTTCGAGGAGTCCGGCCACCTGAGCGAACCCCTCGTGTGGCGGCAGCTCCTGGAGGAGACCGGCGGCTGCACCCCCTGA
- a CDS encoding GGDEF domain-containing protein → MSHPILQRQLRKLGLSPEAPPDPQQWGRFLERVAGSYASADLDRYTLERSLHLSSAEMRELTQQLQRALEQLRRLSMTDDLTGLMNRRFLKVTIHEELAQVLRNYRQARGETPERLAANVDLAFIMVDIDHFKQVNDEYGHAVGDEVLVQLCQILSSACRGTDTVIRWGGEEFLVLARNFCREDLDAICERIRSRVAGHPFETGIDQTLHLTCSLGGAVFPFLREKPSALRWERVVDFADACLYAAKRSGRNAWVWVLATGKADPEDFEDFQPTRLQELVETGRLEVRTNLHREPALS, encoded by the coding sequence GTGTCCCACCCGATCCTGCAGCGACAGCTCCGCAAGCTCGGCCTGAGCCCGGAGGCTCCCCCGGATCCCCAACAGTGGGGGCGCTTCCTCGAGCGGGTGGCTGGCTCCTATGCCAGCGCGGACCTCGACCGCTACACCCTGGAGCGGAGCCTGCACCTGAGCAGTGCCGAGATGCGGGAGCTCACCCAACAACTCCAGAGGGCCCTGGAGCAGCTCCGGCGCCTGAGCATGACCGACGATCTGACGGGGCTCATGAACCGGCGCTTCCTCAAGGTGACCATCCACGAGGAGCTGGCCCAGGTGCTCCGGAACTACCGGCAGGCGCGCGGGGAAACCCCGGAGCGGCTCGCGGCCAATGTGGACCTGGCCTTCATCATGGTGGACATCGACCACTTCAAGCAGGTCAACGACGAGTACGGGCACGCTGTGGGGGACGAAGTCCTGGTGCAGCTCTGCCAGATCCTCTCCAGCGCCTGCCGGGGCACGGACACCGTCATCCGCTGGGGTGGGGAGGAGTTCCTCGTCCTGGCCCGCAACTTCTGCCGCGAAGACCTGGACGCCATCTGCGAGCGGATCCGCAGCAGGGTGGCGGGACACCCCTTCGAGACCGGGATCGACCAGACCCTCCACCTGACCTGCTCCCTTGGCGGTGCGGTCTTCCCCTTCCTCCGGGAGAAGCCCTCGGCCCTGAGATGGGAGCGGGTGGTGGACTTCGCCGATGCCTGCCTCTATGCCGCCAAGCGCTCGGGCCGGAATGCCTGGGTGTGGGTCCTGGCCACCGGGAAGGCGGACCCAGAGGACTTCGAGGACTTCCAGCCGACCCGTCTGCAGGAGCTGGTGGAGACCGGCAGGCTGGAGGTACGGACGAACCTCCACCGGGAGCCCGCCCTTTCCTGA